In a genomic window of uncultured Flavobacterium sp.:
- a CDS encoding LytTR family DNA-binding domain-containing protein — translation MKLNCVVVDDSSIQRTIIAKLVNNHPGLHLIGDFSNAIEAKSCISLNNIDLIFLDIEMPVINGFDFLDGLKSKPQIIFITSKAEYALKAFDYDATDYLQKPIAVDRFNASVKRAIDMHLLKKEVKEEEGEHIFIKSNLKKLKIFTAKIKWIEAFGDYVRVVTEDDSNLVLSTMKSFENDLSKDKFIRVHKSYIINIDKVERFNSKFAEIGITKIPLSRNKKEDLVKALSTSS, via the coding sequence ATGAAACTAAACTGTGTTGTTGTAGATGATAGTTCTATACAGAGGACAATTATTGCAAAATTAGTTAATAATCACCCAGGTTTGCACTTAATCGGGGACTTTTCTAATGCAATAGAAGCAAAAAGTTGTATCTCTCTAAATAATATCGATTTAATATTTCTTGATATTGAAATGCCTGTTATTAACGGTTTTGACTTCCTTGACGGATTAAAATCAAAACCTCAAATTATATTTATCACTTCTAAAGCCGAGTATGCTTTAAAAGCTTTTGATTATGATGCTACCGATTATCTGCAAAAACCTATTGCCGTAGATCGTTTTAATGCTTCTGTAAAAAGAGCAATAGACATGCATTTACTTAAAAAAGAGGTAAAAGAAGAAGAAGGCGAACATATTTTCATCAAAAGTAACCTTAAAAAACTTAAAATTTTCACAGCAAAAATCAAATGGATTGAAGCTTTTGGAGATTATGTAAGAGTGGTTACAGAAGACGACAGCAATCTGGTACTTTCTACAATGAAATCTTTTGAAAACGATCTTTCAAAAGACAAATTTATACGCGTACACAAGTCCTACATTATCAATATTGATAAAGTAGAACGCTTTAACAGTAAATTTGCTGAAATTGGTATTACCAAAATTCCGCTTAGCCGAAACAAAAAAGAAGATTTAGTAAAAGCATTGTCAACATCGTCATGA
- the priA gene encoding primosomal protein N' yields the protein MFFVEVVLPLSLAKTFTYRISEAEFHFIKKGMRVAVPFGKSKIYTALVIDMHQNEPSLYDAKEIHQILDEKPIATETQIKHWLWVANYYMCGIGDVYRGAFPSGLLLESETVISHKVDVVVNENELSDEEFLVYEALQHQSSLKVQEIISILNKKNILPTLQKMIAKDIIVLEEEIKEGYKPKLVRYVKLHAKYESDNGLGELLEVLKSANKQKEIVLAYFQIMASEKKPITVKKLVEVSNATATTVKALIDKEIFEEYLLQQDRVSFTGEASDKQLLLSEAQENAFTAIKNSLLEKEVCLLHGVTSSGKTEIYIKLIEEYLATGKQVLYLLPEIALTTQLVSRLRLHFGDKVAVFHSKYSNNERVEVWKQTLENSEKAQIVIGARSALFLPFNNLGLLIVDEEHEQTFKQTDPAPRYHARDAAIVLANFHNAKVLLGSATPSIETYFNTQTDKYGLVTLTERYNNVRMPDIVLVDLKDKHFRKRMTGHFSDVLIEEITEALSLGEQVILFQNRRGYSLIIECMTCGHVPHCQQCDVSLTFHKHKNQLRCHYCGYSIAKPTHCHSCSSIDLTTKGFGTEQIEQELMSLFPKAKTGRMDQDTTRGKYGFEKIIDSFKNREIDILVGTQMLAKGLDFDNVSLVGIMNADNMLHHPDFRAFERSFQMMTQVAGRAGRSEKQGKVVIQTYNPNHNTIQQVTMHNYIGMYKEQLYDRQIYRYPPYFRIIKLTLKHREFEKLKEGSMWLYQVLSQNLGIPVLGPEEPAISRIRNEYIRTILIKIPQNMPLAGTKKTIQKMLNSFEAVAQYRAIKVIANVDFY from the coding sequence ATGTTTTTTGTTGAAGTCGTTTTACCACTTTCTCTAGCCAAAACTTTTACTTATCGTATTTCTGAGGCTGAATTTCATTTCATTAAAAAAGGAATGCGCGTTGCGGTACCTTTTGGAAAAAGTAAAATATACACGGCATTGGTGATTGATATGCATCAAAATGAACCGAGTTTATATGATGCTAAAGAAATTCATCAAATACTGGACGAAAAACCTATTGCAACCGAAACTCAGATTAAACACTGGCTTTGGGTCGCAAATTATTATATGTGCGGAATTGGCGATGTATATCGTGGCGCTTTCCCAAGTGGATTATTATTGGAAAGTGAAACGGTTATTTCGCATAAAGTTGATGTTGTTGTAAATGAAAATGAACTTTCTGATGAGGAATTTTTGGTTTACGAAGCTCTACAACATCAAAGCTCTCTTAAGGTTCAGGAGATTATTTCGATATTAAATAAGAAAAATATTCTTCCGACGCTTCAAAAAATGATTGCTAAAGATATCATTGTTTTAGAAGAAGAAATTAAAGAAGGTTATAAACCTAAGTTGGTTCGGTATGTGAAATTGCATGCAAAATACGAATCCGATAATGGTCTTGGAGAATTGCTGGAAGTACTGAAAAGTGCTAATAAACAAAAAGAAATTGTTTTAGCATATTTTCAAATTATGGCTTCTGAAAAGAAACCTATTACGGTAAAAAAACTTGTTGAGGTTTCAAATGCAACTGCGACGACTGTAAAAGCTCTGATTGACAAAGAAATTTTTGAAGAATATCTTTTGCAACAAGATCGTGTTTCTTTTACAGGTGAAGCTTCGGATAAACAATTACTTTTAAGTGAAGCTCAGGAAAATGCTTTTACAGCAATTAAAAATAGTCTTTTAGAAAAAGAAGTTTGTTTGCTTCATGGCGTTACGTCAAGCGGAAAAACAGAAATTTATATCAAGTTAATTGAGGAATATTTAGCAACCGGAAAACAGGTTTTGTATTTGTTGCCAGAAATTGCTTTAACGACACAATTGGTTTCGCGTTTGCGACTTCATTTTGGAGATAAAGTTGCGGTTTTTCATTCTAAATATAGTAATAATGAAAGAGTAGAGGTTTGGAAACAAACGCTCGAAAATTCAGAAAAAGCTCAGATTGTAATAGGAGCGAGGTCGGCTTTGTTTTTGCCATTCAATAATTTAGGATTGTTGATTGTTGACGAAGAACACGAACAGACTTTTAAGCAAACAGATCCTGCGCCACGTTATCATGCGCGTGATGCGGCTATTGTTTTGGCTAATTTTCATAATGCAAAAGTCCTTTTGGGATCTGCAACGCCAAGTATTGAAACTTATTTTAATACACAAACAGATAAATACGGTTTGGTGACGCTTACTGAGCGTTATAATAATGTTCGAATGCCGGATATTGTTTTGGTTGATTTGAAAGACAAACATTTCAGAAAACGAATGACCGGACATTTTAGTGATGTTTTAATAGAAGAAATTACAGAAGCTTTGTCTTTGGGTGAACAAGTGATTTTGTTTCAAAACAGACGTGGATATTCACTAATAATAGAATGTATGACTTGTGGTCACGTTCCGCATTGTCAGCAATGTGATGTGAGTTTGACTTTTCATAAACATAAAAATCAATTGCGTTGCCATTATTGTGGTTATTCGATTGCAAAACCTACGCATTGTCATAGTTGTTCGAGTATTGATTTGACTACAAAAGGTTTTGGTACAGAACAAATCGAGCAGGAATTAATGTCTCTTTTTCCGAAAGCTAAAACCGGAAGAATGGATCAGGATACAACTCGTGGAAAATATGGTTTTGAGAAGATTATTGATTCTTTTAAAAACCGTGAAATTGATATTTTGGTCGGAACGCAAATGCTTGCCAAAGGTTTGGATTTTGATAATGTAAGCTTAGTTGGAATCATGAATGCCGATAATATGCTGCATCATCCGGATTTTAGGGCTTTTGAGCGTAGTTTTCAGATGATGACACAAGTTGCCGGAAGAGCTGGAAGGTCAGAAAAACAAGGGAAAGTTGTAATTCAGACTTATAATCCAAATCATAATACAATTCAGCAAGTTACGATGCATAATTATATAGGTATGTATAAGGAGCAATTGTATGACCGTCAAATCTATAGATATCCGCCTTATTTCAGAATCATAAAACTGACTTTGAAACACAGAGAATTTGAAAAACTTAAAGAAGGTTCAATGTGGTTGTACCAGGTTTTGAGTCAGAATTTAGGGATTCCGGTTTTAGGACCTGAAGAACCTGCAATTAGCAGAATCAGAAATGAATACATCAGAACCATTCTGATTAAGATTCCGCAGAATATGCCGTTAGCAGGTACAAAAAAAACTATTCAGAAAATGTTGAATAGTTTTGAGGCTGTTGCTCAATACAGAGCTATAAAGGTAATTGCGAATGTCGATTTTTATTAA
- the rpsF gene encoding 30S ribosomal protein S6 gives MNHYETVFILNPVLSEVQVKETVTKFEEFLTSRGAEMVSKEDWGLKKMAYEIQNKKSGFYHLFEFKVAGEVLIAFETEFRRDERVMRFLTVSLDKHAISWAERRRAKLKSTKA, from the coding sequence ATGAATCATTATGAAACTGTTTTCATTTTAAATCCCGTTTTATCTGAGGTTCAGGTGAAGGAAACAGTAACGAAATTTGAAGAATTTCTTACTAGTAGAGGAGCTGAAATGGTATCGAAAGAGGATTGGGGTCTGAAAAAAATGGCTTACGAAATCCAAAACAAAAAAAGTGGTTTTTACCATTTATTCGAATTCAAAGTAGCAGGAGAAGTTCTTATTGCTTTTGAAACTGAATTTAGACGTGACGAAAGAGTTATGCGTTTCTTAACTGTAAGTTTAGATAAACATGCTATTTCATGGGCGGAGAGAAGAAGAGCTAAATTAAAATCTACTAAAGCGTAA
- a CDS encoding carboxypeptidase regulatory-like domain-containing protein, whose product MRKNLALLLCLFALTVVTGQTTTSSIKGIVKSSSNELLPGASILAVHTPTGTKYSAVSNEDGRFSILNMRIGGPYKITVTFVGFQNQEYTDINLDLGKPFNLAVQLEDASQTLEEVKIVSKDKVFKSGKTGAETTIGRRELTALPTISRSAEDFTRLEPTASGGSFGGRNDQYNNYSLNGAVFNNPFGLDAATPGGQTGAQPISLDAIEQIQVATAPYDVTLSGFTGASVNAVTKSGTNEFHGTAYVFYRDQDLTGNKIKGEKIFVPTLEQTQAGFSLGAPIIKDKLFIFGNFEIDRRSDLGSNFVANNNDGVTGINESRVMESDLIAVSNALKGLGYDTGAYQGFIHESNSNKGIIKVDWNINDNHKLAVIYNFLDASKDKTAHPTALGFRGPNASILQFQNSGYQINNNLSSFLAELNSKFSESVSNKLQAGYSHFNDYRVPFSVPAPVITIQDGGGSNYIIAGHEPFSINNTLDQKVIQITDNLTYTVGKHAFTFGTSFEKFGFKNSFNLAGYDKFRGATDPVPYYGTFRPYASVTDFLADAALPLASSSLRQNFQHAQDVFNTKSQFEVGTDGGWKLAELNVGQLAFYTQDDFSVSDNFKLSVGLRIDKPLYFNTADLIQKYIDTDNGGAGRNNDIDYYDPQTGQAVKLISTDLPSDRILWSPRIGFNWDVKGDATSQLRGGTGIFTGRIPFVWLGNQVSGADDSFLQIMDPDYKWPQVWRSSLGFDHRFKSNYIVTLDLSYNKDINAVQVQNWGLKPPTGTLAGVDNRAIYVAADHGANNAYVMTNSNKGSAFNATVKVQKNFENGLYASIAYNYLKSKDVNSIEAEITGDAFAFNPALGNVNNAVLSNSKYGDNHRFIGVGSKKWKYGRDKWATTVSAFFEYAQGGRFNYTYGGDINGDGSAVNDLIYIPTTAEIALMNFSAPGQGEAFDKFISQDDYMKNRRGQYADRYGAISPWRGRCDLKLMQDYNFRVSSASEKKNTIQFSIDVLNFGNLLNSDWGVVQVPTSVQPIGVTVVGNTPTYTFNNTQTKTFSYDASLTSRWQAQFGIRYIF is encoded by the coding sequence ATGAGAAAAAACCTTGCATTATTATTGTGTTTGTTTGCATTAACGGTCGTTACAGGGCAAACAACGACTTCGAGTATTAAGGGTATTGTAAAGAGTTCATCAAATGAGCTTTTACCGGGCGCTTCTATTTTGGCAGTTCATACCCCAACAGGAACTAAATATTCAGCTGTTTCCAATGAAGATGGAAGATTCAGTATTTTGAATATGAGAATTGGAGGTCCGTATAAAATTACGGTGACTTTTGTAGGGTTTCAGAACCAGGAATATACTGATATCAATCTTGATTTAGGAAAGCCTTTTAATCTTGCGGTTCAGTTAGAAGATGCAAGTCAGACTTTAGAAGAAGTGAAAATTGTTTCTAAAGACAAGGTTTTTAAAAGTGGAAAGACTGGAGCCGAAACTACAATTGGAAGACGAGAATTAACGGCATTGCCAACTATTTCGAGATCGGCTGAGGATTTTACCCGTTTAGAACCAACTGCGAGTGGAGGTTCTTTTGGAGGAAGAAATGATCAGTATAATAATTATTCTTTGAATGGAGCGGTTTTTAATAATCCTTTTGGATTAGACGCTGCAACTCCGGGCGGACAAACTGGCGCTCAACCAATATCATTAGATGCAATCGAGCAAATTCAGGTTGCAACTGCGCCTTACGATGTTACCTTGTCTGGTTTTACTGGAGCTTCTGTAAATGCGGTTACAAAATCAGGAACAAATGAGTTTCATGGTACTGCTTATGTATTTTACAGAGATCAGGATTTGACTGGAAATAAAATTAAAGGAGAAAAGATATTTGTACCAACATTAGAACAAACTCAGGCAGGTTTTAGTTTGGGTGCACCAATTATTAAAGATAAATTATTCATTTTTGGAAATTTTGAAATCGACAGAAGAAGTGATTTAGGATCTAATTTCGTAGCTAATAATAATGATGGTGTTACGGGAATTAATGAATCCAGAGTTATGGAATCTGATTTGATTGCGGTTTCGAATGCTTTGAAGGGGTTAGGATATGACACTGGAGCTTATCAGGGTTTTATTCATGAATCGAACTCAAATAAAGGTATTATTAAAGTCGATTGGAATATTAATGATAATCATAAATTGGCGGTTATTTATAATTTTCTTGATGCTTCAAAGGATAAGACTGCGCATCCAACGGCGCTTGGTTTTAGAGGACCAAATGCTTCGATTTTGCAATTTCAAAATTCTGGATATCAAATCAATAATAATTTAAGTTCATTTTTAGCGGAGTTAAATTCAAAATTCAGCGAAAGCGTTTCGAATAAGTTACAAGCTGGATATTCTCATTTTAATGATTATAGAGTTCCGTTTTCGGTTCCTGCGCCAGTAATTACCATTCAGGATGGAGGAGGTTCTAATTATATTATTGCCGGACATGAACCATTTTCGATCAATAATACATTAGATCAAAAGGTGATCCAAATTACAGATAATCTTACTTATACGGTTGGAAAACATGCTTTTACTTTTGGAACTTCTTTTGAGAAATTTGGATTTAAAAACTCATTTAATTTAGCAGGTTATGATAAATTCAGAGGAGCTACAGATCCGGTTCCTTATTATGGTACTTTTAGACCGTATGCAAGTGTGACAGATTTTTTAGCAGATGCGGCTTTACCATTAGCGTCTAGTTCTTTGAGGCAAAATTTTCAACATGCGCAAGATGTTTTTAATACTAAAAGTCAGTTTGAAGTTGGGACTGATGGAGGATGGAAACTGGCAGAATTAAATGTGGGACAATTGGCATTTTATACACAAGATGATTTTAGTGTCAGTGATAATTTCAAATTATCTGTTGGTTTAAGAATTGACAAACCATTATATTTTAATACCGCCGATTTGATTCAGAAGTATATTGATACTGATAATGGAGGCGCGGGTAGAAATAATGATATTGATTATTATGATCCGCAAACGGGTCAGGCTGTTAAATTGATTTCTACAGATTTGCCAAGTGACAGGATTTTGTGGTCGCCTAGAATTGGTTTCAACTGGGATGTAAAAGGTGATGCGACTTCTCAGCTTCGTGGAGGAACAGGAATCTTTACCGGAAGAATTCCTTTTGTTTGGTTAGGAAATCAGGTAAGTGGTGCGGATGACAGCTTTTTGCAAATTATGGATCCGGATTATAAATGGCCACAAGTTTGGAGATCTAGTTTAGGTTTTGATCACAGATTTAAAAGCAATTATATTGTGACGCTTGATTTGTCTTATAATAAAGATATTAATGCGGTACAGGTTCAAAACTGGGGATTAAAACCTCCAACAGGAACTTTGGCTGGTGTTGATAACAGAGCGATTTATGTTGCGGCAGATCATGGCGCAAATAATGCTTATGTAATGACGAATTCGAATAAAGGAAGTGCTTTTAATGCAACGGTTAAAGTGCAGAAGAATTTTGAAAATGGTTTGTATGCAAGTATTGCTTATAATTATTTAAAATCAAAAGATGTAAACTCGATTGAAGCTGAAATTACTGGTGATGCTTTTGCTTTCAATCCAGCTTTAGGAAATGTGAATAATGCTGTTCTTTCGAATTCTAAATATGGAGATAATCATCGTTTTATTGGTGTAGGTTCTAAAAAATGGAAATACGGAAGAGATAAGTGGGCGACAACTGTTTCGGCTTTCTTTGAATATGCTCAAGGCGGACGTTTTAATTATACTTATGGCGGTGATATTAATGGTGATGGTTCTGCTGTAAACGATTTGATTTATATTCCGACAACTGCCGAAATTGCTTTAATGAATTTTAGTGCGCCAGGACAAGGCGAGGCATTTGATAAATTTATTTCGCAAGATGATTATATGAAGAACAGAAGAGGGCAATATGCGGATCGTTACGGTGCTATATCGCCTTGGAGAGGAAGATGCGATCTTAAGCTTATGCAAGATTATAATTTTAGAGTTTCATCGGCGTCAGAGAAAAAAAATACGATTCAGTTTAGTATCGATGTCTTGAATTTTGGAAATTTATTAAATTCAGATTGGGGAGTTGTTCAGGTGCCAACGAGTGTTCAGCCAATTGGTGTGACGGTTGTTGGAAATACTCCGACTTATACGTTTAATAATACGCAAACTAAAACTTTTAGTTATGATGCGAGTTTAACATCAAGATGGCAAGCTCAATTTGGTATCAGATACATTTTTTAG
- a CDS encoding YihY/virulence factor BrkB family protein, which produces MSQEIEDRIEKIPVVRHLVRFLKRIKLPWLEGFSLYDLLEMYTIGIIDGAFSYHASAVSFSFFMALFPFALFILNLIPFIPIEGFQQDFLQFVQQGVPPNTYDAISKIISDILNNSHSGLLSSGFLLSIFLMANGINGILSGFESSKHVFDKRGWFSQYLVALAISLVMTIILFITVATIVVFEVFIQKTIIQDVLSDRIPLIILGRYLFVVLMILITSSILLRYGTKQYNKVPFISIGSVFTTILIVISSFFFGIWVIKFSKYNELYGSIGTLLILMFYIWINCMILLLGFELNASIRKLKQKKNK; this is translated from the coding sequence ATGTCTCAAGAGATAGAAGACCGGATTGAAAAAATTCCTGTAGTACGTCATTTAGTCCGGTTTTTAAAAAGAATAAAACTGCCTTGGCTGGAAGGTTTTTCGTTGTACGATTTACTCGAAATGTATACTATTGGTATCATTGACGGTGCATTTTCGTATCATGCGAGTGCCGTTTCTTTTAGCTTTTTTATGGCTTTGTTTCCTTTTGCGCTGTTTATTCTGAACTTAATTCCGTTTATTCCGATTGAAGGATTTCAGCAGGATTTTTTGCAATTTGTGCAACAGGGAGTTCCGCCAAATACATATGATGCAATCAGTAAAATTATCAGTGATATTTTAAATAATAGTCATTCGGGATTGTTGTCGTCAGGATTTTTGCTTTCTATTTTTTTGATGGCAAATGGTATTAACGGAATTCTAAGTGGTTTTGAATCTTCGAAACACGTTTTTGACAAACGAGGTTGGTTTAGTCAATATTTAGTAGCGCTTGCAATATCGCTTGTTATGACAATTATATTGTTTATAACGGTGGCAACAATTGTCGTTTTTGAGGTATTTATTCAAAAAACAATCATTCAGGATGTGTTAAGTGATCGAATTCCGCTGATTATTTTGGGACGATATTTGTTTGTTGTTTTGATGATTTTGATAACATCTTCAATATTATTGCGTTATGGTACAAAACAGTATAATAAAGTACCTTTTATAAGCATTGGATCTGTTTTTACAACCATATTAATTGTTATATCTTCGTTCTTTTTTGGGATTTGGGTTATAAAATTCTCAAAATACAACGAACTTTATGGTTCAATTGGTACATTATTGATTCTAATGTTTTATATTTGGATAAACTGTATGATTCTGCTTTTGGGATTTGAATTGAATGCCTCTATCAGAAAATTAAAACAAAAAAAAAATAAATAA
- a CDS encoding DUF2147 domain-containing protein, with protein MKNWMLTIGVFFLTLGTIQAQSVIGKWKTIDDETGEAKSVVEIYEKSGKLYGKVVEILRADHKKDACVKCDGADKNKPILGLVIINGLKKDGDEYSGGTILDPTNGKKYKCYIALESADKLKLRGYVGISIMGRTQYWTRVKN; from the coding sequence ATGAAAAATTGGATGTTAACAATTGGTGTTTTCTTTTTAACCTTAGGTACAATTCAAGCCCAAAGCGTTATTGGAAAATGGAAAACAATTGATGATGAAACAGGTGAAGCAAAATCAGTTGTAGAGATTTATGAGAAATCTGGAAAACTTTATGGTAAGGTTGTAGAAATACTTCGTGCTGATCATAAAAAAGATGCTTGCGTTAAATGTGATGGTGCTGATAAAAACAAACCAATTTTAGGGTTAGTAATTATTAACGGACTTAAAAAAGACGGTGACGAATATAGCGGAGGAACGATTTTAGATCCTACAAACGGAAAAAAATACAAATGTTATATTGCTTTAGAATCTGCTGATAAACTTAAACTTCGCGGGTATGTTGGAATTTCTATTATGGGAAGAACACAATACTGGACAAGAGTGAAAAATTAA
- the rplI gene encoding 50S ribosomal protein L9 — MELILKQDVQNLGFKDDVVSVKPGYGRNFLIPQGFAALATPSAKKVLAENLKQRAHKEAKVVADAKALAETLKALEIKLTAKAGGEKLFGSITNIDIAEALEKSGNAIDRKFITSGIVKRTGKYSASIRLHRDVIVDLPYEIIAEK, encoded by the coding sequence ATGGAACTTATTTTAAAACAAGACGTACAAAACTTAGGATTTAAAGATGATGTAGTATCTGTAAAACCTGGTTACGGTCGTAACTTTTTAATTCCTCAAGGTTTTGCTGCTTTAGCAACTCCTTCTGCTAAAAAAGTTTTAGCTGAAAACCTAAAACAAAGAGCACATAAAGAAGCTAAAGTTGTTGCTGATGCTAAAGCATTAGCTGAAACACTTAAAGCTCTTGAAATTAAACTTACTGCAAAAGCTGGTGGAGAGAAACTTTTTGGTTCTATCACAAACATCGACATTGCTGAAGCTTTAGAGAAATCAGGTAACGCTATTGATAGAAAATTCATCACTAGTGGTATCGTAAAACGTACAGGAAAATATTCTGCTAGCATCCGTTTACACAGAGATGTTATCGTTGACTTACCATACGAGATTATCGCTGAAAAATAA
- the bla-B1-FLAV gene encoding subclass B1 metallo-beta-lactamase, with protein sequence MRKLASIILFLAILTNSFAQSKNSPLQISHLTGDFYVYKTFHDYKGTLISANALYLVTNKGVVLFDAPWDKTQFQPLLDSIKAKHHKEVVMCFATHSHEDRAGGLGFYGKKGIKTYTIKLTDQILEKNKEPRAEFVIPNDTTFTVGQHTFEVYYPGKGHASDNIVVWFNKEKVLYGGCFVKSIEATDLGYLGDSDVKEWEKSIAKVQSKFKNPKYIITGHDDYKDLNSLKHTLKLVKEYNTAKTSDKK encoded by the coding sequence ATGCGAAAATTAGCATCGATAATTTTATTTCTGGCAATACTAACCAATAGTTTTGCTCAGTCTAAGAATTCGCCATTACAAATAAGTCATCTTACGGGTGACTTTTATGTTTATAAGACGTTTCATGATTATAAAGGAACATTGATTTCTGCAAATGCCTTGTATCTGGTTACAAATAAGGGAGTTGTTTTGTTTGATGCGCCTTGGGATAAAACACAATTTCAGCCTTTATTAGATAGTATAAAAGCAAAACATCATAAGGAAGTTGTGATGTGTTTTGCGACGCATTCTCATGAAGACAGAGCTGGAGGTTTGGGGTTTTATGGTAAAAAAGGAATCAAAACTTATACTATAAAATTAACAGATCAGATTCTTGAAAAAAATAAAGAACCAAGAGCCGAATTTGTAATTCCAAATGACACAACATTTACGGTTGGACAACATACTTTTGAAGTTTATTATCCTGGAAAAGGTCATGCGTCTGATAATATTGTAGTTTGGTTTAATAAAGAAAAAGTACTTTATGGCGGTTGTTTTGTCAAAAGTATCGAAGCAACAGATTTAGGATATCTTGGCGATTCTGATGTAAAAGAATGGGAGAAATCAATAGCAAAAGTGCAGTCGAAATTTAAAAATCCTAAATATATTATTACGGGACATGATGATTATAAAGATCTAAATTCTTTAAAACATACACTGAAATTGGTTAAGGAATATAATACTGCAAAAACTTCAGATAAAAAATAA
- the nadC gene encoding carboxylating nicotinate-nucleotide diphosphorylase: protein MISEVQFQTELELLISNAIREDVGTGDYSSLACIPETAHGQAKLLVKDQGVIAGVALAKKIFEFVDPRLKIKTFIEDGTHVEYGDVVFEVSGSSQSILKSERVVLNTMQRMSAIATKTAQYVRLLEGTGAKILDTRKTTPNFRAAEKWAVKIGGGENHRFALYDMVMLKDNHIDFAGGITLAIKKTKEYLAGNNLDLKIIVEARNLDEIREILLSDGVHRILIDNFNYEDTKTAVALIGKKCQTESSGNINEKTIREYALCGVNYISSGALTHSVYNMDLSLKAF, encoded by the coding sequence ATGATTAGCGAAGTACAATTTCAAACAGAATTAGAACTATTGATTAGTAATGCAATTCGCGAAGATGTAGGCACGGGAGATTATAGTTCATTGGCGTGTATTCCGGAAACGGCGCACGGACAAGCTAAATTATTGGTGAAAGATCAGGGAGTTATTGCTGGTGTTGCACTGGCAAAAAAGATTTTTGAATTTGTAGATCCAAGATTAAAAATCAAGACTTTTATTGAAGATGGAACGCATGTAGAATATGGTGATGTGGTTTTTGAAGTTTCAGGAAGTTCTCAGTCTATTTTGAAGTCAGAAAGAGTGGTTTTGAACACGATGCAACGTATGTCTGCAATTGCAACAAAAACAGCTCAATATGTACGGCTTTTAGAAGGAACCGGAGCTAAAATATTAGATACTCGTAAAACAACTCCAAATTTCAGAGCTGCTGAAAAATGGGCTGTAAAAATAGGAGGTGGAGAAAATCATCGTTTTGCACTTTATGATATGGTGATGCTTAAGGATAATCATATTGATTTTGCGGGCGGAATTACGCTTGCAATTAAGAAAACCAAAGAGTATTTGGCAGGAAATAATCTGGATTTGAAGATTATTGTTGAGGCTAGAAATCTGGATGAAATTCGCGAGATTCTTTTAAGTGACGGCGTTCACAGAATTTTGATCGATAACTTTAATTATGAAGATACTAAAACAGCTGTTGCGTTAATTGGTAAAAAATGCCAAACAGAATCTTCTGGAAATATCAACGAAAAAACGATTCGTGAATATGCTTTATGTGGCGTAAATTATATTTCGTCCGGAGCATTGACGCATTCAGTTTACAACATGGATTTGAGTCTGAAAGCTTTTTAA
- the rpsR gene encoding 30S ribosomal protein S18: protein MSTIEQSAKGKKDGDIRYLTPLNIETNKTKKYCRFKKSGIKYIDYKDADFLLKFVNEQGKILPRRLTGTSLKYQRKVSVAVKRARHLALMPYVADLLK from the coding sequence ATGTCTACAATTGAGCAATCTGCAAAAGGAAAAAAAGACGGAGATATCAGATATTTAACGCCTTTAAACATTGAAACTAACAAAACTAAAAAGTACTGTCGTTTCAAAAAATCAGGAATCAAATATATCGATTATAAAGATGCTGATTTCTTATTGAAATTCGTTAATGAGCAAGGAAAAATTCTTCCTCGTCGTTTAACTGGAACTTCATTAAAATACCAAAGAAAAGTTTCTGTAGCTGTAAAAAGAGCTCGTCACTTAGCTTTAATGCCATACGTGGCCGATTTATTAAAATAA